Part of the Rothia mucilaginosa genome, TGTGGAGCGGGGTGTTCGCCCGGTCGCTTCGAGCCCCCTTGCGCGTATTGCTGCGGCTACGCAGCGTGCGCGAGGGGGCGCTTCGCCGCGCCCGGAACCCGGCGCAGAACCCGGTGTATCTACTGCGGCTGAGCGGAGTGTTGAGACTGCGGGCGCTGAGGCTGTTGAGGTTGCTGGCGCTGGGGTTCGTGAGACTGTTGCGCGTGAGGATTCTTCCCGCCCGGCTTCTCGCGTGCCCACCCCGCTGACCTGATGCGTTCTGGCGCCCGCTCCCTGCCCGCCGCCGCTGCGGCGAACACGCAGGGTGTGCGCCTGTACGCCTCCTCGGTGTCTGAGGACGCCGACCCGGCGCTCGGTCTGGACGAGACCTGCGCCTGAAGCTGCTCAGCGCCCTGCAGGGCATGGGCACCGCCGAAGAGGAATCCGGCAAGGAGCCGCGACGGCGGAAGCACCCAAGCCGACTGCACCCAAGCCTACACCCGCCAAGCCCGCAGCTCCAAAACCGGTCGCGCCGTCGGTAGTCGCTACGCCGAAGCCTGCCGCGCCCAAGCCGGCACCTCCGAAACAGGCTCAGCCTGCGGCGGGGGAGAGCGCTTCTGCTCCCGTGCAGGAGGCTGAACCGCAGTCTCCGGAACCTCAGCCGCCCGCAGCCCCCGTAGCTATGCCCGCTGAACACGCCAAGCCGGTTCGTCCGACCCCGGCGCTGTTCGGTAAGGTTCAGGTTGCCGCGCCCGCAGAGGCATGCATGCCGGAAGAACCCGTTGCGCTGGAAGAACTGGCGCGCCGGAAGAAACCCCCGCAGAGGCACTCGCAGAAGACGAGTCCGCCTGCGGTGCTCGCATCCACCCGCAGCAGGTGCGTGAAATGCACGAGAACTTCGCGGAACGCTCCCGCCCATTGTGCTCATCGGCCCCATGGCGGCAGGTAAGACCTACATTGGTACGCACCTGGCGCGTTTCTACGGCTACGAGTTCCTCGACGCACCATTGTGGAACGCTACGGCGAAGTCTCCGAGATCTTCGAGATTTTTGGTGAGGCACACTTCCGCGAGCTCGAACGCAAAACCATTGAAGAGGTCCTCACCTCGCCCGTGTACCGCAACACGG contains:
- a CDS encoding shikimate kinase → MERYGEVSEIFEIFGEAHFRELERKTIEEVLTSPVYRNTVFSLGAPMTDSVAELLRRMRGVHPR